The Acidianus infernus genome window below encodes:
- a CDS encoding metallophosphoesterase family protein produces MTGEIKLMFVTDLHGSEIAYRKALNAAKMHNVNYLIIGGDITSKNIVFIERSGDKYYFNDNEVDIKTVYEDARKYGYYIHVASKDEIQKILENKEFFESVKRTLIEKQIDNWIKIAEEKLTGTNIKVFWSYGNDDPLYLDEVFSKYNIRDEGIFELEEGKTNTLYLISYGYVNPTPFKSYREEPDSTIYIKGEDYLRKIDDPERAILNFHAPPYNTKLDIAIIDGKKREHVGSRGVRDLIEKYRPLLGLHGHIIESPATDKIKNTIVVNPGSLAYEGLLKYSIIVIERKLEGLLVKYKIKGAAILSG; encoded by the coding sequence ATGACCGGAGAAATTAAACTAATGTTTGTCACAGACTTACACGGATCAGAAATAGCCTATAGAAAAGCATTAAATGCGGCAAAGATGCATAACGTTAATTACCTAATTATAGGTGGAGATATAACCTCTAAAAATATTGTATTTATAGAAAGAAGTGGAGATAAATATTATTTTAATGATAATGAAGTAGATATAAAAACTGTTTATGAGGATGCAAGAAAATATGGATACTATATTCACGTTGCTAGTAAAGATGAAATACAGAAAATTCTGGAAAATAAAGAATTCTTTGAATCTGTAAAGAGAACTTTAATAGAAAAACAAATAGATAACTGGATTAAGATAGCTGAAGAAAAATTAACTGGAACTAATATAAAGGTATTCTGGAGTTACGGTAACGATGATCCGTTATATCTAGATGAGGTATTTTCTAAATATAACATAAGAGATGAGGGAATATTTGAACTTGAAGAAGGAAAGACAAATACTCTGTATTTAATTTCTTATGGGTACGTTAATCCTACGCCTTTTAAAAGTTATAGGGAAGAGCCAGATTCTACAATTTATATAAAAGGAGAAGATTACTTAAGGAAAATAGACGATCCAGAAAGAGCTATATTAAACTTTCATGCTCCACCATATAATACTAAATTAGATATTGCCATAATCGATGGTAAGAAAAGAGAACATGTAGGATCTAGAGGAGTTAGAGATTTAATCGAAAAATATAGACCTTTACTTGGCTTACATGGTCACATAATAGAGTCTCCTGCAACTGATAAGATTAAAAATACGATAGTTGTCAACCCTGGAAGTTTAGCCTATGAGGGATTGTTAAAATATTCAATAATAGTAATAGAAAGAAAACTTGAAGGTTTGCTTGTTAAATATAAAATAAAAGGAGCTGCTATCTTGTCTGGATGA
- a CDS encoding molybdopterin-dependent oxidoreductase: protein MIACTRDCYDTCIFDSNYKPLDIFPINGFTCSRGIADLKRNSINRIKSAYYEGKEITVEEGIRILAKKIREIKPEEILHIDYDGNQGLLTWYYPARLWNYLGSASTDYSICSAEGHEAIKAHYGSSFGALPEDFVKFSSVVFWGSEASISFIHGWKILKDKYKVTIDVRKSETAKRSDKYYIIKPGSDVYLAIGILKKLVEKGRIHNAELQDKVVSFNYSLIEEATSLKEKDIEDLADFYFNEKPLTIIGFALGRSLNGGYAIGVISLIPGLLNIENGFFYSNSQGWGIDFDYLRGTHLYKPRKIISMGEVGDRINEFKIIFVWNSNPLHSLPGGDKIIEAVNDGRVFLVVHDPFWSETAKLANLVFPGLTFLEKEDVVYSYWHNYLVYNEPIINNSLGISEVNLMHKIARELKISEDFIFEDPWKAVEVSLRNTGISVEELKRRKVVKISPKVTRKFSIEPFPKPDNLEFPQGEFLVYSSHPNYTNSQFKEIYGERKPIVFNSKFEGEGILYSEKGQVRVIFKKSEDLPSGVYFLFKSSLFDLDGKPINSIINGKKGKFGGTPLLNIKVQAKPVKLFTLNF, encoded by the coding sequence ATGATCGCTTGTACAAGAGATTGTTACGATACTTGTATATTTGACTCTAATTATAAACCCTTGGATATCTTCCCAATTAACGGTTTTACTTGCTCCAGGGGTATTGCAGACTTAAAAAGAAATTCAATTAATAGAATAAAATCTGCTTATTATGAAGGAAAGGAAATTACAGTAGAAGAAGGAATAAGAATTCTAGCCAAGAAAATAAGGGAAATAAAACCTGAAGAAATACTTCATATAGATTACGATGGGAACCAAGGGTTATTAACGTGGTATTATCCAGCAAGGCTTTGGAATTATCTAGGCAGTGCTTCAACAGATTACTCAATATGTAGTGCAGAAGGACATGAAGCAATTAAAGCCCATTATGGAAGTAGTTTTGGCGCATTGCCAGAAGATTTTGTTAAATTTTCTTCGGTAGTTTTCTGGGGTAGTGAGGCTTCTATTAGCTTTATTCACGGATGGAAAATTCTTAAAGATAAATATAAAGTAACTATAGACGTAAGAAAAAGCGAAACAGCAAAAAGAAGTGATAAATATTATATTATAAAACCCGGTTCTGATGTTTACCTTGCTATAGGAATATTGAAGAAACTTGTAGAAAAGGGAAGAATACATAATGCTGAATTGCAAGATAAAGTTGTTTCTTTCAATTACTCGCTGATAGAAGAAGCTACTTCTTTGAAAGAGAAGGACATAGAAGATCTAGCGGATTTTTACTTTAATGAAAAACCTTTAACAATAATTGGATTTGCCCTAGGAAGAAGTTTAAACGGAGGTTACGCAATAGGTGTAATTTCTCTTATACCTGGATTACTAAATATAGAAAACGGATTTTTCTATTCTAATAGCCAAGGATGGGGAATAGATTTTGATTACCTTAGAGGAACTCACTTGTATAAACCTAGAAAGATTATCAGCATGGGCGAAGTAGGAGATAGAATAAACGAGTTCAAAATAATCTTTGTCTGGAATTCTAATCCATTGCATTCTCTTCCAGGAGGAGATAAAATTATAGAGGCGGTTAATGATGGAAGAGTTTTTCTAGTAGTACATGATCCTTTCTGGTCCGAGACTGCTAAGCTAGCCAACCTAGTTTTCCCAGGGTTAACTTTCCTAGAGAAAGAAGATGTAGTATACAGTTATTGGCACAATTATCTTGTTTATAACGAGCCCATAATTAATAATTCTTTAGGAATTAGTGAAGTTAATTTAATGCATAAAATTGCCAGAGAATTGAAAATTTCGGAGGATTTTATATTTGAAGATCCGTGGAAGGCAGTAGAAGTGTCCTTAAGAAATACCGGAATCTCTGTAGAAGAACTAAAAAGGAGAAAGGTCGTTAAAATTTCGCCTAAGGTTACAAGAAAGTTTTCTATAGAGCCTTTTCCAAAGCCGGATAACCTGGAATTTCCTCAAGGAGAATTTCTTGTTTATTCTTCTCATCCTAATTATACTAATAGTCAATTTAAAGAGATATATGGCGAGAGAAAGCCTATAGTCTTTAATTCAAAATTTGAAGGAGAAGGAATCTTATATTCAGAAAAGGGACAAGTAAGAGTAATATTTAAAAAATCCGAGGATCTACCATCTGGTGTCTATTTCTTATTTAAATCATCACTCTTTGACCTAGACGGAAAACCTATAAATTCTATAATAAATGGAAAGAAGGGCAAATTCGGAGGAACTCCGTTACTTAATATTAAAGTTCAAGCAAAGCCTGTTAAGCTGTTTACTTTAAATTTCTAA
- a CDS encoding MFS transporter, protein MIRTDSKWMFSALLFGVVSLPISTLLSLEILNLGGNTIDVDYAISLSNAVLIPASLFWGYASDRFDIRSIILIGFGASSVSLYLMALACSIILLIILYAIFTFFSVSYSTPMNLLVMETTEKSRWAESFSKLSMLTSIGNLVGLILSTILVIFIHIYEIYIVLSVFSIAAFISAYLFTPRVFMGIERVSIVHHKESFFTRLKMHPLFFVHIPPNLHNFKMFRLSRLLKKPINYLPLLYLAIFIFYISSGLFNTLYPVSLYTKGLDKSIVLGIITEGMIAEILTFHLIGKYLEKKDERETSFRALLLRGSSYIAMGISIILPASFTEILGMLFYPLAAGVAFSAYYSASNTLIFKAIGGRNQGRSLGVYSTLVGVALFLGSFASGFISTKFGFTTNFAIAGILLFISAFIFKMLEEG, encoded by the coding sequence GTGATAAGGACAGACTCTAAGTGGATGTTCTCAGCCTTATTATTTGGAGTCGTTTCGTTACCTATTTCTACTTTATTAAGCCTAGAAATCCTAAACTTAGGAGGAAATACTATAGATGTTGATTATGCAATATCGCTTTCTAATGCTGTCCTAATACCTGCATCTTTATTTTGGGGATATGCATCTGACAGATTTGATATAAGAAGTATAATACTAATAGGCTTTGGAGCTTCAAGTGTTTCGTTATATTTAATGGCATTAGCATGTTCTATTATTTTACTAATAATTTTATATGCAATATTCACTTTCTTCTCTGTATCTTACTCTACTCCAATGAATTTGCTGGTAATGGAAACTACAGAAAAAAGTAGATGGGCAGAAAGCTTTTCTAAACTTTCAATGCTAACTTCAATAGGAAATCTAGTAGGGCTAATATTGTCTACAATACTCGTGATTTTCATACATATATATGAGATTTACATCGTGCTTTCGGTATTCTCAATAGCGGCTTTCATTTCAGCTTATCTTTTTACGCCAAGAGTTTTCATGGGAATAGAAAGAGTTTCAATAGTTCATCATAAGGAATCTTTCTTTACTAGACTAAAAATGCATCCATTATTTTTCGTTCATATACCTCCAAATTTACATAATTTCAAAATGTTTAGATTATCTAGGCTTCTTAAGAAGCCAATTAATTATTTACCGCTTCTTTACTTAGCAATATTTATCTTTTACATCTCTAGTGGATTATTCAATACATTATATCCTGTTAGTCTTTATACTAAAGGTCTAGATAAGTCTATAGTACTAGGTATAATAACAGAAGGAATGATTGCTGAAATACTCACATTTCATTTAATTGGAAAATATTTAGAAAAGAAGGATGAAAGAGAAACCAGCTTTAGAGCTTTATTATTAAGAGGAAGTAGTTACATAGCTATGGGAATTTCCATAATTTTGCCTGCATCATTTACAGAAATACTTGGAATGCTATTTTATCCTTTAGCAGCAGGGGTAGCTTTTTCTGCTTATTATTCGGCATCAAATACACTAATTTTTAAGGCAATAGGCGGTAGAAACCAAGGTAGAAGCCTTGGTGTATATAGTACTTTAGTGGGAGTAGCGCTATTCCTAGGTTCTTTTGCCTCAGGCTTTATTTCTACAAAGTTTGGATTTACTACTAACTTCGCAATAGCGGGTATATTACTATTTATATCGGCATTTATATTCAAAATGCTAGAAGAAGGATAA
- a CDS encoding DUF2299 domain-containing protein, producing the protein MDNEIKKWIQELGLMINVPPQAKEPFHVVMYPPQGGGPTLEVVRPPNQNLYIVIMGVGIHEIHQNALKEMKEDERRKFLNELKYDLLKMGVDIIFMPVGQEIPSAIQVSRVLLPDNLTANEFVNAVYIVRNAGLYIIFKFSDTFGTPQGKGGNIRYI; encoded by the coding sequence ATGGATAATGAAATAAAAAAATGGATCCAAGAGTTAGGCTTAATGATAAATGTCCCACCACAAGCAAAGGAACCATTCCACGTTGTAATGTATCCTCCTCAAGGTGGAGGACCTACATTAGAAGTAGTAAGACCACCTAATCAAAACCTATACATAGTGATTATGGGAGTAGGAATACATGAAATACATCAAAATGCCTTAAAGGAGATGAAAGAAGATGAAAGAAGAAAGTTCCTTAACGAACTAAAATACGATTTATTAAAAATGGGCGTAGATATAATTTTCATGCCAGTTGGACAAGAGATACCAAGCGCAATTCAAGTATCGAGAGTTCTATTGCCAGATAACCTTACTGCAAACGAGTTCGTAAATGCTGTATACATAGTAAGGAATGCGGGCCTCTATATTATATTCAAATTCTCTGATACTTTCGGTACACCTCAGGGTAAAGGAGGAAATATTAGATATATCTAA
- a CDS encoding methyltransferase domain-containing protein has translation MGMKEDEIKLMNMNAYEYIVHRRKPIEIKMNESPAGDIGCGSGQNCKLLKGFVICLDIAEKQLKEAKKRGCENLIQADMEFLPFRDSSFKLLMYIASIHQLPSPNNALAEAMRVLKKGGKIIITVWLRQIRFLFRKEVIVKSNINGVVVMRYYRLYWPWELKKICEKRGFVTLDYKVYRNRAILPNNAIYIGYKNT, from the coding sequence ATGGGAATGAAAGAGGATGAAATAAAGCTAATGAACATGAATGCTTACGAGTACATAGTACATAGGAGAAAACCGATAGAGATTAAAATGAATGAAAGCCCAGCAGGAGATATTGGTTGTGGATCTGGACAAAATTGTAAACTATTAAAAGGATTTGTCATATGCCTTGATATAGCGGAGAAACAGCTTAAGGAAGCTAAGAAAAGAGGCTGTGAAAATTTAATTCAAGCTGATATGGAGTTCCTTCCTTTTAGAGATTCTTCATTTAAACTTTTAATGTACATTGCTTCAATACATCAATTACCATCTCCAAATAACGCATTAGCTGAAGCAATGAGAGTGCTTAAAAAAGGTGGAAAGATAATTATTACAGTTTGGCTAAGACAAATTAGATTTTTATTCAGAAAGGAAGTAATTGTAAAATCTAATATAAACGGTGTAGTCGTAATGAGGTATTATAGACTATACTGGCCTTGGGAGCTAAAAAAGATATGCGAGAAAAGGGGATTCGTAACTTTAGACTACAAGGTTTACAGAAATAGAGCTATATTGCCTAATAATGCAATTTATATAGGGTATAAAAATACTTGA
- a CDS encoding DUF1634 domain-containing protein, with protein sequence MDLDYITGMIMRIGVILSISLVALGVILILIEGHACNYSESVLFSRTSYVNSSIANINYIIKGFTNISGLSFIYLGLIVLVSVPILRTALALAYFAYEKNKLYIILTIIVLFNLVFAILFLPSIIK encoded by the coding sequence ATGGATCTAGATTACATAACTGGAATGATAATGAGAATAGGAGTAATATTAAGCATATCTCTCGTCGCACTAGGAGTAATTCTAATATTGATAGAAGGTCATGCATGCAATTACTCAGAGTCTGTACTTTTCTCTAGAACTTCATATGTTAACTCGTCAATAGCTAATATTAATTATATAATAAAAGGATTTACAAACATAAGTGGGCTTTCGTTCATATACTTAGGTTTAATAGTCCTTGTTTCAGTTCCAATACTAAGAACTGCGTTAGCATTAGCGTATTTTGCTTACGAAAAAAATAAGCTCTATATTATTCTAACGATAATAGTTCTATTCAACTTGGTATTTGCAATATTATTCTTACCTTCTATTATAAAATAG
- a CDS encoding 2-keto-4-pentenoate hydratase, with protein sequence MEKAEQLFQAYKERKEIDPFPLTEEEGKKVGEEFSKMLIDYEGLGGYKIAKGGIIGVLTKAMITSSEDVELWFKTHKVEVELIALVKSGRISKVYLGLEIPATRFKTWDLPAQYIIADDAFAGRLFVGKEIEPPYGSFKLFINDKYIATGSPTYSPQSLIKDFMEGYVALGAFLGPYKISKGDKIRVEGKKTISVKMV encoded by the coding sequence ATGGAAAAGGCAGAACAACTCTTCCAGGCATATAAGGAAAGGAAAGAAATAGACCCATTTCCACTTACGGAAGAAGAAGGCAAAAAAGTTGGTGAAGAATTCTCTAAGATGCTTATAGATTATGAAGGTTTAGGAGGGTATAAAATTGCGAAAGGTGGTATTATAGGAGTTTTAACTAAGGCTATGATTACGTCTAGCGAAGATGTAGAATTGTGGTTTAAAACTCATAAAGTAGAGGTTGAGTTAATAGCACTAGTTAAAAGTGGAAGGATTTCAAAGGTTTATTTAGGTTTAGAAATTCCTGCTACAAGATTCAAAACATGGGATTTGCCTGCACAATATATTATAGCAGACGATGCTTTTGCCGGAAGGCTCTTTGTTGGTAAAGAAATCGAGCCTCCTTATGGTTCTTTCAAGTTATTCATAAACGATAAATATATAGCTACTGGATCTCCTACATATTCTCCGCAAAGTTTAATTAAGGATTTTATGGAAGGATACGTAGCGTTAGGGGCTTTTCTCGGGCCTTATAAAATATCTAAAGGAGACAAAATAAGAGTAGAAGGAAAGAAAACTATAAGTGTAAAAATGGTTTAG